One Polypterus senegalus isolate Bchr_013 chromosome 10, ASM1683550v1, whole genome shotgun sequence DNA segment encodes these proteins:
- the LOC120536332 gene encoding olfactory receptor class A-like protein 1 — protein MPPVDTRVAIRPYAFLLLTVIGIPSNLAICFAFLCALRNDRRLLTADVILCHLTFSNLMLDCTRGIPQTLHTFGYKLMFSDLGCKLIILSFRSFRGLSISLTCLLSTYQAVVISPASSKLDTLKSQIPRFLTLTVTLLYVLYFVSCISTAIHGVANLVNNTMPPYTFNIEFCYATFYTFTALFGIGMAVMMRDLVFIVLMTIMSGYILLLLYRHSKKVKSIRSSDRTQLGARAEVKASRAVVTLVTIYVVFFGIDCVMWLYSISGVWVEPLISDIRMYFTMLYTSVCPVVIIATNPKVQAKLRVYIPERTTHSVDTLSSTV, from the coding sequence ATGCCCCCTGTGGACACGAGAGTTGCAATTCGACCCTACGCTTTCCTTCTGCTGACTGTCATTGGCATTCCATCCAATCTGGCCATCTGCTTCGCCTTCTTATGTGCCCTACGCAATGACAGAAGATTGCTGACTGCAGACGTCATCCTGTGTCATCTCACCTTTTCTAACCTAATGCTGGACTGCACACGTGGGATTCCCCAGACGCTGCACACATTTGGCTACAAGCTGATGTTTAGCGACCTTGGTTGTAAATTAATCATCTTGTCTTTCCGCTCCTTCAGGGGCCTCTCCATTAGTCTAACATGCCTGCTAAGTACGTATCAGGCTGTGGTGATCTCTCCTGCCTCCTCCAAACTTGACACACTGAAGTCACAAATTCCTAGGTTCCTGACGCTTACGGTGACATTGCTGTATGTGCTCTACTTTGTGTCATGTATCAGCACTGCCATTCATGGTGTTGCAAATCTTGTTAACAACACTATGCCTCCATACACGTTCAACATTGAATTCTGCTATGCCACCTTCTACACATTCACAGCACTCTTTGGGATTGGCATGGCGGTCATGATGAGAGATCTTGTGTTTATAGTGCTGATGACCATCATGAGCGGATACATTTTGCTGCTTCTCTACCGACACAGCAAGAAGGTGAAGAGCATCCGATCATCAGATCGAACACAACTAGGAGCCCGAGCTGAAGTGAAAGCATCACGTGCTGTGGTTACTCTCGTCACTATCTACGTGGTCTTCTTTGGCATTGATTGTGTCATGTGGCTGTACTCAATCTCAGGTGTGTGGGTTGAGCCTCTCATTTCTGACATTAGAATGTACTTCACCATGCTCTATACTTCAGTGTGCCCTGTCGTGATCATCGCCACTAATCCCAAGGTTCAGGCCAAACTTCGGGTCTACATACCAGAGAGGACAACTCATTCAGTGGACACTCTCAGCTCCACAGTTTAA